The DNA segment ATTGCTGAGGTCACGCGGGCGAGGCAAGGCTGGGGAGCCTGGCCCACGTGCAGTGGAAGAGTGGGGGCGTCGTGACGATTCGACTACTCGGGCGGACCGAGATCCGGCGCCTGGCGAAGGACATCGACTTTCGCCCGCGCAAGTCATTCGGGCAAAACTTTGTCCACGATGCCAACACCGTGCGCAGGATCGTCTCCGCCTCCGGTGTGCACCGGCACGACCACGTCCTGGAAGTGGGACCGGGCCTCGGCTCGCTGACGCTGGCGCTGCTCGACCGCGGTGCGCACGTGACGGCGGTGGAGATCGATCCGCTCCTGGCGCAACAGCTTCCGACCACGATCGCCGATCACTCGCACAGTGAGATCAACCGTCTGACCGTCCTCAACCAGGACATCCTGACGCTGATGCCGTCGGATCTGGAGGCTCAGCCCACCGCGCTGGTCGCCAACCTGCCGTACAACGTCGCGGTACCCGCACTGCTCCACCTGCTCGCGGAGTTCCCGACGATCCGTTCGGTCATGGTGATGGTCCAGGCCGAGGTGGCCGAGCGGCTCGCCGCCGACCCGGGCGGCAAGGACTACGGCGTGCCGAGCGCCAAGGTGCGGTTCTACGGCAACGTCCGCCGCTACGGCATGGTGTCGCCGACGGTCTTCTGGCCCATCCCGCGGGTGTACTCCGGGCTGGTCCGCATCGACCGGTACGAGACGTCGCCGTGGCCGACGGACGCGGAGTTCCGCGCGCAGGTCTTCGATCTGATCGACATCGCCTTCGCGCAGCGCCGCAAGACGTCGCGCAACGCGTTCGCCGAATGGGCCGGGTCCGGCAACGAGTCCGCCCGCCGACTGCTGGCTGCCAGCATCGACCCGTCGCGGCGCGGTGAGACGCTCGCCATCGCCGATTTCGTCCGGTTGCTGCAGCGTTCCGGCGAAGCCGAGGAGCAGGTCCGCGTCCAATAGCTGACCGGCCCGGACGTGCCATGGGTTTGCGCTGCCGACGTGCGGCGATAGTGTCGAGCGGTGCGTAACGGCAACACCGCCTCCGAGTGGGTTCCCACCGGCTCGGTCACCGTGCGGGTGCCCGGGAAGGTGAACCTCTTCCTCGGGGTCGGTGATCTGCGTGACGACGGCTATCACGACCTGACGACGGTCTTTCATGCCGTCTCGCTGCTCGACGAGGTCACCGTCTCGACCGCCGACACGCTGTCGGTTGAGCTGGCCGGCGAGGGCATGGAGTCGCTGCCCACCGACCGGCGCAACATCGCCTGGCGGGCGGCCGAGCTGATGGCCGACCACGTCGGCAGGGCGCCCGACGTGGCGATCTCCATCGAGAAGTCGATCCCTGTGGCCGGCGGGATGGCAGGCGGCAGCGCCGACGCCGCCGCCGTGCTGGTCGCGATGAACCATCTGTGGGAGCTCGGGGTGCCCCGGCGTGATCTGCACGCGATGGCCGCCGAGTTGGGCAGTGACGTGCCGTTCGCGCTGCACGGCGGCACGGCGCTGGGCACCGGCCGCGGTGAGGAGCTCGCGACGGTGCTCGCCCGAAGCACGTTCCACTGGGTGCTGGCGTTCGCGCGCAAGGGCCTGTCGACGCCGAAGGTGTTCGGAGAACTCGACCGGCTGCGCGCCACCGCCGACGGCAAGCGGGCCGCACCCGGCCGGCTGGGTGACCCGGAGCCGATCCTGGCCGCGCTGGCGTCCGGCGACGCCGCCACACTCGCGCCGCTGCTCGGTAACGATCTGCAGGCGGCCGCGCTGAGTCTGTATCCGGAACTGCGCCGCACGCTGCGGGCGGGCCTGGACGCCGGCGCCCTCGCGGCGATCGTGTCCGGGTCCGGTCCGACGTGCGCCTTCCTGTGCGCCTCGTCGCCCGCCGCGATCGACGTCGGCGCCACGCTCGCCGGTGCCGGGGTGTGCCGGACCGTGCGGGTGGCCAGCGGGCCGGTGCAGGGCGCCCGGGTGGTGCCCGCGCCGTCCTCGTCGGTGTGACGGGGTCTTTGCGGTCTTTTTGCGTCGGAAAGGTGTGACGCACGCCTCAATCCGCGCCATGGTTTGGCAGTTACTTAAGGGTCTCTTAAGATGGTCGGCGGTGAAAGCTAGCGGTCGAGCGCCGGACGCGTGTCCTTTCCGCCGGCGTCGCCGGCGGGTGCCGATGTGGACGCCCCATCACCGTTTCGATACCCAACTGCTCCTCAATCGTGTACGCGTGCCTACTCGGCAACGCTCGTAGACAGGCGGAGCATGAG comes from the Mycolicibacterium litorale genome and includes:
- the rsmA gene encoding 16S rRNA (adenine(1518)-N(6)/adenine(1519)-N(6))-dimethyltransferase RsmA, with product MTIRLLGRTEIRRLAKDIDFRPRKSFGQNFVHDANTVRRIVSASGVHRHDHVLEVGPGLGSLTLALLDRGAHVTAVEIDPLLAQQLPTTIADHSHSEINRLTVLNQDILTLMPSDLEAQPTALVANLPYNVAVPALLHLLAEFPTIRSVMVMVQAEVAERLAADPGGKDYGVPSAKVRFYGNVRRYGMVSPTVFWPIPRVYSGLVRIDRYETSPWPTDAEFRAQVFDLIDIAFAQRRKTSRNAFAEWAGSGNESARRLLAASIDPSRRGETLAIADFVRLLQRSGEAEEQVRVQ
- a CDS encoding 4-(cytidine 5'-diphospho)-2-C-methyl-D-erythritol kinase yields the protein MRNGNTASEWVPTGSVTVRVPGKVNLFLGVGDLRDDGYHDLTTVFHAVSLLDEVTVSTADTLSVELAGEGMESLPTDRRNIAWRAAELMADHVGRAPDVAISIEKSIPVAGGMAGGSADAAAVLVAMNHLWELGVPRRDLHAMAAELGSDVPFALHGGTALGTGRGEELATVLARSTFHWVLAFARKGLSTPKVFGELDRLRATADGKRAAPGRLGDPEPILAALASGDAATLAPLLGNDLQAAALSLYPELRRTLRAGLDAGALAAIVSGSGPTCAFLCASSPAAIDVGATLAGAGVCRTVRVASGPVQGARVVPAPSSSV